Proteins found in one Agaribacterium sp. ZY112 genomic segment:
- a CDS encoding putative glycoside hydrolase, which yields MKVIKAHIRSACSLFLILCASQLVWGQNVDPTTNYFISGQGVAPWEFSLQFGQVKLENNSGKTIKGALKASPAKRHAEGDSIRLKWTPKDVRTEWGSQNENIYYATLNNGAKHFDLSSVKDQAALVFDVRVIKAPKDHVNISMESGWDWKTRSSIPIKAPLKKLPKKKWVSFPVPLQCFDNGKLDFSKITTVFMLNTSDKMELEIGDIRLAAFPADKVTCAKR from the coding sequence ATGAAGGTGATAAAAGCCCATATTCGTTCTGCGTGTAGCTTGTTTCTTATTTTGTGTGCTTCTCAGTTAGTTTGGGGGCAAAATGTAGACCCCACGACCAATTATTTTATATCTGGCCAAGGGGTTGCTCCTTGGGAGTTCTCTTTGCAATTTGGTCAGGTTAAGCTCGAGAATAACAGTGGTAAGACAATAAAAGGGGCATTAAAAGCATCACCTGCTAAGCGCCATGCAGAGGGCGATAGTATTCGTCTTAAGTGGACACCCAAAGATGTACGTACGGAGTGGGGCAGCCAGAATGAAAATATTTATTATGCAACTTTAAATAATGGCGCCAAACACTTTGATCTTAGTTCGGTGAAAGACCAAGCCGCGTTAGTGTTTGATGTAAGAGTTATTAAAGCTCCTAAAGATCATGTAAATATTAGTATGGAGTCTGGTTGGGATTGGAAGACTCGTAGCTCGATTCCGATCAAGGCACCCTTAAAAAAATTACCTAAAAAGAAATGGGTAAGTTTTCCCGTACCCTTGCAGTGCTTTGATAATGGTAAGTTGGATTTTAGTAAAATCACCACCGTTTTTATGTTAAACACCAGCGACAAGATGGAGTTGGAAATTGGTGATATTCGTTTGGCTGCGTTTCCTGCTGATAAAGTAACTTGCGCTAAACGGTAA